The following proteins are encoded in a genomic region of Brachypodium distachyon strain Bd21 chromosome 1, Brachypodium_distachyon_v3.0, whole genome shotgun sequence:
- the LOC104582141 gene encoding bZIP transcription factor 44, which yields MQRDLASLACYSSAAGAASFFLPQAQQQPGSSSSDVVVDGLLGSVSVGGHGHGHHGPQCSGGAGASWRAAGAPVDVAGSCEEARRKARRLASNRESARRSRVRRRRQLDELSACAAELRADNQRLVVALNRAEARHARVVRENQRLREEARRLRERLGESGDDDEEDEEEAAAGRAP from the coding sequence ATGCAGCGAGACCTCGCTAGCCTGGCCTGCTACTCGTCGGCAGCCGGCGCGGCGAGCTTCTTCTTGCCgcaggcgcagcagcagccgggtAGCAGCTCGAGTGACGTCGTCGTCGATGGGTTGCTGGGAAGCGTCAGcgtcggcggccatggccatggccaccaTGGTCCGCagtgcagcggcggcgctggcgcaTCATGGCGTGCGGCGGGTGCGCCCGTCGACGTGGCCGGCAGCTgcgaggaggcgaggaggaaggcTCGGCGGCTGGCGTCGAACCGGGAGTCGGCTCGGCGGTcgcgggtgcggcggcggaggcagctggATGAGCTGTCGGCGTGCGCGGCCGAGCTCCGGGCCGACAACCAGCGGCTGGTCGTGGCGCTGAACCGCGCCGAGGCCAGGCACGCGCGGGTCGTCCGGGAGAACCagcggctccgggaggaggcgcgccgcCTGCGTGAGAGGctcggcgagagcggcgacgacgacgaagaagacgaagaagaagctgctgCCGGAAGAGCACCGTGA
- the LOC100841997 gene encoding phytosulfokines 1, which yields MVNARKTAMAICLALLLLLVLVQDVHARKLPCELQKKHTAAPGPCSENGGHAGGAKQRQSQQLQRDPTKWEEIHTDYIYTQDVKHP from the exons ATGGTGAATGCAAGAAAAACGGCAATGGCGATCTGccttgctctcctcctcttgctgGTGCTGGTCCAAGATGTCCATGCCCGGAAGCTCCCATGTGAGTTGCAGAAGAAGCACACAGCTGCCCCG GGACCATGTAGTGAGAACGGGGGACACGCGGGCGGTGCCAAGCAGCGACAGAGCCAACAGCTGCAGCGTGATCCAACGAAATGGGAGGAGATCCACACGGATTACATCTACACCCAAGATGTCAAACACCCATAG
- the LOC100842297 gene encoding protein GLUTAMINE DUMPER 6 yields MRPVIRGSGVMAVGGGGGDGTVQAPVGHGHPAGLWRTPTPYLFLGFAVMMVLIAVALLVLVCTRRKPSSSRRPGEDEEAAAAARAIAMAPLDREPKVVVIMAGDRLPSFLASARPFAAGEPRVADAA; encoded by the coding sequence ATGAGGCCGGTGATCAGAGGAAGCGGGGTGATGGcggtgggaggcggcggcggcgacgggacGGTGCAGGCGCCGGTGGGCCACGGGCACCCGGCGGGGCTATGGAGGACGCCGACGCCGTACCTCTTCCTCGGATTCGCCGTCATGATGGTGCTCATCGCGGTGGCGCTGCTGGTGCTCGTCTGCACCCGTCGCAagccctcctcctcgcggcggccgggggaggacgaggaggcggcggcggcggcgcgggcgattGCGATGGCGCCGCTGGACAGGGAGCCCAAGGTCGTCGTCATCATGGCCGGCGACCGCCTGCCCTCCTTCCTCGCGAGCGCCAGGCCCTTCGCCGCCGGGGAACCGCGCGTGGCGGACGCCGCGTAG